A DNA window from Saimiri boliviensis isolate mSaiBol1 chromosome 19 unlocalized genomic scaffold, mSaiBol1.pri SUPER_19_unloc_3, whole genome shotgun sequence contains the following coding sequences:
- the LOC141583305 gene encoding phospholipid phosphatase 2-like, which yields MGKECLLGLPRAVRKALPCWWEQASRPRRVWGPHGPAGLRTSQLPGPSPPPASLSFAVLSLVNAPYSRGFYCWEDSIRYPYRPDTITLGLMAGVTITATVILVSAGEAYLVPTDRLYSCSDFNNYVAAVYKVLGTFLFGAAVSQSLTDLAKYTIGHLHPNFLAICDPEWSWVNCSIYVQLQSVCRRNAAGVTEAR from the exons atgggaaaggagtgtctcttgggcctcccacgtgctgtgagaaaagctcttccttgttggtgggagcaggcctcgaggccaaggcgggtgtgggggccccatggcccagctggtttgagaacctcacagctcccaggcccttctccccctccagcctccctgtccttcgCTGTCCTGTCGCTGGTGAACGCCCCATATAGCCGAGGATTTTACTGTTGGGAGGACTCCATCCGGTACCCCTAtcgtccagacaccatcacccttgggctcatggctggggtcaccatcacagccaccgtcattctt GTCTCAGCaggagaagcctacctggtgcccacagaccggctctattcctgctctgacttcaataattacgtggctgccgtgtacaaggtgctggggaccttcctcttcggggcggctgtgagccagtctctgacggacctggccaagtacacgatcggccacctgcaccccaacttcctggccatctgtgaccccgaGTGGAGCTGGGTCAACTGCTCCATCTACGTGCAGCTGCAGAGCGTGTGCAGGAGAAACGCGGCTGGCGTCACGGAGGCCAGGTGA